One region of Priestia megaterium genomic DNA includes:
- a CDS encoding putative quinol monooxygenase produces the protein MSEVIINAILQAKPGKEEELRSELVKVIEPSREEKGCIQYILHQDTDKAGTFVFYEKWKSKEDVEAHIETPHYQQYRQQTEPLIESRAVHRLQEVR, from the coding sequence ATGTCAGAAGTTATTATTAACGCCATTTTACAAGCCAAGCCAGGAAAAGAAGAAGAGCTTCGATCAGAGTTAGTAAAAGTTATTGAACCATCAAGAGAAGAAAAAGGATGTATTCAATACATTCTCCACCAGGATACAGACAAAGCAGGCACATTTGTTTTTTATGAGAAATGGAAAAGCAAAGAAGATGTTGAAGCTCACATTGAAACACCTCACTATCAACAATACAGACAGCAAACAGAACCGTTAATTGAAAGCAGAGCAGTACATCGTTTACAAGAAGTACGTTAA